Proteins encoded together in one Telopea speciosissima isolate NSW1024214 ecotype Mountain lineage chromosome 4, Tspe_v1, whole genome shotgun sequence window:
- the LOC122659871 gene encoding E3 ubiquitin-protein ligase UPL3-like: METRSRKRAEASSAAPSSQPTTRSSKRARVSASSSSAPSVSTISTRSRQNSRSQESVVVMDSTTESSGSAARRESGGRRGKNQGLDRDKDSDKGKEKEPEVRVRDRDRDRDRERDVERSLGLSIDGGGGVDDDNDSEGGVGILHQNLTSASSALQGLLRKLGAGLDDLLPSSAVAATSSSHQSGRLKKILAGLRADGEEGRQVEALTQLCEMLSIGTEESLSTFSVDSFVPVLVGLLNHESNADIMLLAARALTHLCDVLPSSCAAVVHYGAVSCFCARLLTIEYMDLAEQSLQALKKISQEHPTACLRAGALMAVLSYLDFFSTGVQRVALSTAANMCKKLPSDAADYVMEAVPLLTNLLQYHDSKVLEHASVCLTRIAEAFTSSPEKLDELCNHGLVAQAASLISISNSGGGQASLSTSTYTGLIRLLSTCASGSPLGSKTLLLLGISGTLKDILSGSGLVASISVSPALTKPPEQIFEIVNLADELLPPLPQGSISLPTCTNFLVKGSVGKKSPATSSGKQEDTNGTVPEISAREKLLQDQSELLQQFGMDLLPVLIQIYGSSVNGPVRHKCLSVIGKLMYFSTADMIQSLLSVTNISSFLAGVLAWKDPQVLIPALQIAEILMEKLPGTFSKMFVREGVVHAVDTLIMADSSRMVAAQASSVDKDNDPAPGTSSRSRRYRRRSGCPNPDGNSLEESKSVLPGSVGSPPTSVEIPTVNSSLRMAVSACAKAFKDKYFPADPEAAEVGVMDDLLRLKNLCMKLNAGIDDQKTKAKGKTKASGSHLGDLSATNEEYLIGMISEMLTELRKGDGVSTFEFIGSGAVAALLNYFSCGTSSKEKASKANLQKLRQQALRRFKLFIAVALPVGIDDGKGAPLGILVQKLQNALSSLERFPVVLSHSSRSSSGSSRLSSGLGALSQPFKLRLCRAQGEKSLRDYSSNIVLIDPLASLAAIEEFLWPRVQRGESGQKPSASPGNSEPGNTPTGTGASSPSMSGPASARRHSTRSRSSMTIGGAARKDSPHEGNASSSKGKGKAVLKSALDEARGPQTRNAARRRAASDKDAQMKPAHGGDSSSEDEELDISPVEIDDALVIEEDDLSDDDDDDDHEDVLRDDSLPVCMPDKVHDVKLGDSAEDGNAAPATSDSQTNPSSGSSNRAATVRGMDSTEFRSGSSFSSKGGMSFAAAAMAGLASAGGRGIRGGRDRRGFSVTGGSNDPAKLIFTAGEKQLNRHLTIYQAIQRQLVLDEDDDERFTGSDFFPSDGSRLWNDIYTITYQKADSQIDRSSAGGSTSTTSKSAKASSASNSNSDTLGHQTSLLDSILQEELPCDLEKANPTYSILALLRVLEGLNQLAPRLRVMSISDDFSEGKISSLDELKTTGAKVPPEEFINSKLTPKLARQIQDALALCSGSLPSWCYQLTKACPFLFPFETRRQYFYSTAFGLSRALHRLQQQQGADGPGSTNEREVRVGRLQRQKVRVSRNRILDSAAKVMEMYSSQKAVLEVEYFGEVGTGLGPTLEFYTLLSHDLQKASLGMWRSNSLSDKATMEVDGDNQKASKTEDTSDMKKLGLDSTVEGRDVVQAPLGLFPRPWPPNTDASDGGQFSKILEYFRLVGQVMAKALQDGRLLDLPLSMAFYKLVLGQELDLHDILSFDAEFGKILQELQVLVCRKNYLDAMGGSNQNAVADLRFRGAPIEDLCLDFTLPGYPDYVLKPGAENEMVDINKLEEYISLVIDATVKTGIMRQIEAFRAGFNQVFDISSLQIFSPSELDYLLCGRRELWEAETLVDHIKFDHGYTAKSPAIVNLLEIMGEFAPEQQRAFCQFVTGAPRLPPGGLAVLNPKLTIVRKHSSTTTNSASNGAGSESVDDDLPSVMTCANYLKLPPYSSKEIMYKKLLYAISEGQGSFDLS; this comes from the exons CTGCATCATCATCTTCAGCTCCCTCCGTTTCAACAATTTCCACCCGTTCCCGCCAGAATTCACGGTCTCAAGAATCAGTTGTAGTTATGGATTCCACCACCGAATCGTCTGGGTCTGCTGCCCGCCGTGAATCGGGAGGCCGGCGTGGAAAAAATCAGGGTTTGGATAGGGACAAGGACTCCGATAAGGGTAAAGAGAAGGAGCCCgaagttagggttagggatAGGGATAGGGACAGGGACAGAGAGAGGGACGTCGAGAGGAGCTTGGGTTTGAGTATCGATGGCGGCGGCGGGGTTGACGATGATAATGACAGTGAAGGCGGTGTAGGAATTCTGCATCAGAATCTGACGTCTGCAAGCAGCGCTCTCCAAGGGCTACTCCGGAAACTCGGTGCTGGGCTGGACGATTTACTGCCCTCGTCCGCAGTGGCGGCGACCTCCTCCTCTCACCAGAGCGGGCGACTGAAGAAGATATTAGCTGGGTTGCGAGCGGATGGGGAAGAAGGGCGTCAGGTTGAGGCCCTAACACAACTCTGCGAGATGCTCTCTATTGGAACCGAGGAATCACTAAGCACATTCTCGGTTGACTCGTTTGTGCCCGTGCTTGTGGGACTGCTTAATCACGAGAGCAATGCTGACATCATGCTACTTGCTGCCAGGGCTCTGACCCATCTCTGTGATGTGCTTCCGTCGTCCTGTGCTGCTGTCGTTCACTATGGCGCTGTGTCCTGCTTCTGTGCACGGCTGCTCACCATCGAGTACATGGACTTGGCAGAACAG TCTCTGCAAGCTCTTAAAAAGATATCTCAAGAACATCCAACAGCCTGTTTACGAGCTGGTGCACTTATGGCAGTGCTATCATATCTTGACTTTTTCTCCACGGGAGTTCAG CGTGTGGCATTGTCAACTGCTGCCAATATGTGTAAGAAACTCCcttcagatgcagctgattaTGTGATGGAAGCAGTGCCTCTGCTCACTAACCTTCTTCAATATCATGATTCAAAG GTTTTGGAGCATGCTTCTGTTTGCTTAACACGAATTGCTGAGGCATTCACATCTTCTCCTGAGAAATTAGATGAACTTTGCAATCATGGACTGGTTGCCCAAGCTGCCTCTCTTATTTCCATCAGTAACTCTGGAGGTGGTCAGGCTTCTTTGAGCACATCTACTTACACG GGTTTAATTCGTCTTCTTTCAACATGTGCAAGTGGATCCCCTTTAGGATCTAAAACACTCCTCCTCCTCGGGATCAGTGGCACACTAAAAGATATTCTTTCAGGTTCAGGCTTAGTTGCGAGCATTTCTGTTTCACCTGCATTAACTAAACCACCGGAGCAG ATTTTTGAGATTGTCAACCTTGCGGATGAGCTTCTTCCGCCACTGCCTCAGGGGAGCATTTCCCTTCCAACCTGCACTAATTTTCTAGTGAAAGGGTCAGTTGGAAAGAAGTCTCCTGCTACCAGCTCTGGGAAGCAGGAAGACACTAATGGAACTGTTCCTGAGATTTCTGCTCGTGAGAAGTTATTGCAAGATCAATCTGAGCTTCTGCAGCAATTTGGAATGGATCTTCTGCCTGTTCTAATACAG ATATATGGATCCAGTGTCAATGGTCCAGTTCGCCACAAATGTCTTTCAGTTATTGGGAAATTGATGTATTTCAGTACAGCAGACATGATTCAGTCTTTACTAAGTGTAACTAACATATCAAG TTTCTTAGCTGGTGTTTTAGCTTGGAAAGATCCGCAAGTCTTGATTCCAGCCCTCCAGATAGCAGAGATTCTCATGGAAAAGCTTCCTGGGACTTTCTCGAAGATGTTTGTCAGAGAAGGAGTGGTACATGCTGTAGACACACTTATAATGGCTGATTCATCAAGAATGGTTGCTGCCCAAGCATCTTCAGTTGATAAAGATAATGATCCTGCACCTGGAACATCATCACGTTCTAGGCGTTATCGACGGCGCAGTGGCTGCCCAAATCCAGATGGAAATTCGTTGGAAGAGTCAAAAAGTGTCTTACCTGGAAGTGTTGGTTCTCCCCCAACTTCAGTAGAAATTCCAACTGTTAATTCTAGTCTTCGCATGGCTGTCAGTGCTTGTGCGAAAGCATTCAAGGATAAATATTTCCCTGCTGACCCTGAAGCAGCTGAAGTTGGAGTGATGGATGATCTTCTACGTTTGAAGAATCTTTGCATGAAGTTGAATGCTGGCATTGATGATCAAAAAACCAAAGCTAAGGGCAAAACAAAAGCTTCTGGTTCTCACCTTGGTGATCTTTCTGCCACCAATGAAGAGTACTTAATTGGAATGATATCTGAGATGCTGACTGAACTGCGCAAAGGAGATGGTGTATCCACATTTGAGTTCATTGGCAGTGGGGCCGTTGCAGCTTTGCTAAATTACTTTTCTTGTGGAACTTCTTCTAAGGAGAAGGCATCAAAGGCTAACCTACAGAAGCTTCGGCAACAAGCACTTAGGAGGTTTAAGTTATTCATTGCAGTTGCCCTTCCTGTCGGCATTGACGATGGAAAGGGAGCTCCTCTGGGTATCTTGGTACAGAAACTGCAAAATGCTTTATCCTCCTTGGAGCGATTCCCAGTTGTTTTGAGCCATTCATCTAGGTCATCTAGTGGAAGTTCACGTCTATCCTCGGGACTTGGTGCGTTGTCCCAGCCCTTTAAGCTACGTCTGTGCAGAGCTCAAGGAGAAAAATCTCTTCGTGATTATTCTTCGAACATTGTACTCATTGATCCTTTGGCAAGTTTAGCAGCTATTGAAGAATTTCTTTGGCCAAGAGTTCAGCGAGGTGAATCTGGTCAGAAGCCTTCAGCTTCTCCAGGAAACTCTGAGCCTGGTAACACACCCACTGGGACTGGTGCTTCATCACCGTCTATGTCTGGGCCTGCTTCTGCTCGTCGTCATTCAACTCGATCTAGATCTTCAATGACCATAGGAGGTGCAGCTAGAAAGGATTCTCCACACGAGGGAAATGCAAGCTCTTCAAAAGGTAAGGGTAAAGCTGTTCTTAAATCAGCTCTAGATGAGGCAAGAGGACCTCAGACAAGAAATGCTGCTCGTAGAAGAGCAGCTTCAGATAAAGATGCACAGATGAAACCAGCACATGGGGGTGATTCTAGCTCTGAG GATGAAGAGTTGGATATCTCTCCGGTTGAGATTGATGATGCATTGGTGATTGAAGAGGATGATCTCTCAGATGATGATGACGACGACGACCATGAGGAT GTGCTGAGAGATGATTCTCTTCCCGTTTGCATGCCTGATAAGGTTCATGATGTGAAATTGGGAGATTCAGCTGAGGATGGTAATGCTGCTCCTGCAACAAGTGATAGCCAAACTAATCCTTCCTCTGGTTCTAGCAATAGAGCTGCGACAGTACGAGGCATGGACTCAACAGAGTTTAGGAGTGGCAGCTCCTTTAGTTCGAAGGGTGGAATGTCATTTGCTGCAGCTGCTATGGCTGGGCTTGCATCAGCAGGTGGTAGAGGTATCAGGGGTGGCCGAGATCGCCGAGGATTTTCTGTAACTGGTGGTTCGAATGATCCAGCCAAGTTAATATTTACGGCGGGTGAAAAGCAACTTAATAGGCACTTGACTATATATCAGGCAATACAACGCCAACTTGTGCTCGACGAAGATGATGATGAGAGGTTTACTGGCTCTGATTTTTTTCCTAGTGATGGAAGCAGGCTGTGGAACGATATATATACCATCACATACCAGAAAGCAGACAGCCAAATAGATAGGAGTTCGGCAGGAGGTTCCACTTCAACTACATCAAAATCTGCCAAAGCTAGTTCAGCTTCCAACTCAAACTCCGACACTTTGGGGCACCAAACTTCCCTTCTTGATAGCATTTTGCAAGAGGAGCTTCCATGTGATCTTGAGAAAGCTAATCCTACTTATAGCATATTGGCATTGTTGCGTGTGTTAGAGGGTCTGAATCAGCTTGCACCCCGTTTGCGAGTCATGTCTATTTCAGATGATTTCTCAGAGGGGAAGATTTCAAGTCTAGATGAGCTTAAAACAACTGGTGCGAAGGTACCACCTGAAGAATTTATCAATAGCAAGCTCACTCCAAAATTGGCTAGGCAGATCCAGGATGCCCTTGCATTGTGCAGTGGCAGTCTTCCTTCATGGTGTTACCAACTAACAAAGGCATGCccatttttgtttccttttgaaaCTAGGAGGCAGTATTTCTATTCAACTGCCTTTGGATTGTCTCGGGCATTGCATCGACTGCAGCAGCAACAGGGTGCTGATGGGCCTGGCTCAACAAATGAAAGAGAGGTACGTGTTGGGAGATTACAGCGTCAAAAGGTTCGTGTTTCAAGAAATAGAATTTTGGATTCTGCTGCAAAAGTTATGGAGATGTATTCCAGTCAAAAAGCCGTTCTAGAAGTGGAGTACTTTGGTGAGGTTGGCACGGGATTGGGTCCTACACTAGAGTTCTATACCCTTTTGAGTCATGACCTGCAGAAAGCTAGTTTGGGCATGTGGAGGTCAAATTCCTTGTCAGACAAAGCCACAATGGAAGTTGATGGAGACAACCAGAAAGCCAGTAAAACTGAAGATACTTCCGACATGAAGAAACTTGGGCTGGACTCTACAGTGGAAGGCAGAGATGTAGTACAAGCTCCTCTTGGGTTGTTCCCTCGTCCTTGGCCACCAAATACAGATGCTTCCGATGGTGGCCAGTTTTCTAAAATCCTTGAATATTTTCGGCTTGTTGGACAAGTGATGGCAAAAGCTCTTCAAGATGGCCGGCTTTTGGACCTTCCATTGTCGATGGCCTTTTATAAGCTTGTTCTTGGTCAG GAGCTTGATTTGCATGATATTCTTTCATTTGATGCTGAGTTTGGAAAGATCCTGCAAGAATTACAAGTTCTTGTTTGCCGTAAGAATTATCTGGATGCAATGGGTGGTAGTAATCAAAATGCAGTGGCTGATTTACGCTTCCGTGGTGCTCCTATTGAAGATCTCTGTTTGGATTTTACACTTCCTGGCTATCCTGATTATGTTTTAAAACCTGGAGCAGAAAATGAAATG GTGGATATTAATAAGTTGGAGGAATACATTTCTTTAGTCATTGATGCGACTGTCAAGACAGGAATTATGCGGCAAATAGAAGCATTTAGAGCAGGGTTTAATCAG